The following coding sequences lie in one Dysgonomonas mossii genomic window:
- a CDS encoding DUF3788 domain-containing protein, which translates to MKGNALVSFLEAVTNKEYALTLEWRYYNDGKAWLGKAVYKKKTIFWLSVWEGFFKTSFFFTEKHLEAIAKLDISGTIKDEFAKAKTIGKLIPMIFDVNKENQLGDLLTVVWFKKSLK; encoded by the coding sequence GTGAAGGGTAACGCATTAGTGTCTTTTCTTGAAGCTGTTACAAACAAAGAATATGCTCTAACCCTCGAATGGAGATACTATAATGATGGTAAAGCATGGCTAGGTAAGGCAGTGTATAAGAAAAAAACTATCTTTTGGCTTTCTGTATGGGAAGGCTTTTTCAAAACGAGCTTCTTTTTTACGGAAAAGCACCTTGAAGCAATTGCAAAACTTGATATTTCGGGAACAATCAAGGATGAATTTGCCAAGGCAAAAACTATTGGGAAACTAATTCCGATGATTTTTGATGTAAATAAAGAGAATCAGCTTGGCGATTTATTGACGGTAGTTTGGTTCAAGAAAAGTCTGAAATAA
- a CDS encoding DUF1905 domain-containing protein — protein sequence MGTETPLVDKDYLLLKTEGKGAWTFVEIPEIPMPKTSFGMLKVKGKIDDYAFSNTHLMPIGNGHVGLAVRAEIRKKIKKQAGDIVHITIYEDKTSLIIPQELLLCLEYEDGVLGKFEIYTDGQKKAFINWINSAKTEQTKADRIAKTISMIQKGEKFY from the coding sequence ATGGGAACAGAAACACCCTTAGTAGACAAAGACTATCTATTATTAAAAACTGAAGGTAAAGGAGCTTGGACTTTTGTTGAAATACCTGAAATACCTATGCCTAAAACATCTTTCGGAATGCTAAAAGTAAAGGGAAAGATAGATGATTATGCGTTTTCCAATACACACCTAATGCCTATTGGGAATGGACATGTGGGGTTGGCTGTTAGAGCTGAAATAAGGAAAAAGATAAAAAAGCAAGCAGGAGATATAGTACATATCACTATTTATGAGGACAAAACATCTTTAATAATCCCTCAGGAATTACTTCTGTGTTTGGAATATGAAGATGGAGTTCTTGGAAAATTTGAGATTTATACAGACGGGCAGAAAAAAGCATTTATAAATTGGATTAATTCTGCAAAAACGGAACAAACTAAAGCAGATCGGATTGCCAAAACTATCAGCATGATACAAAAAGGAGAGAAATTCTATTAA
- a CDS encoding AraC family transcriptional regulator, translated as MKINSTEIKNLESIKTIAISHTGDYSGIGNVFEKLAAWAGANNLWEASPKMAGVYHDDPMNTPVEKLRSEACLEDLSDIEPEDGMKRYTITGGKYFVMQVEVTMSEYDEAWKKVYVDINEKGYECDSRDHYELYVSCEGDVQDPSAPWIVELCIPVK; from the coding sequence ATGAAAATAAATAGCACAGAGATAAAAAATCTCGAATCGATAAAGACAATTGCAATTTCGCATACAGGAGATTATTCAGGTATTGGAAACGTATTTGAGAAATTAGCCGCATGGGCAGGAGCCAATAATCTTTGGGAGGCTTCTCCTAAAATGGCCGGAGTTTATCATGATGATCCAATGAATACCCCTGTCGAAAAATTACGTTCGGAAGCCTGTTTGGAAGATCTTTCGGACATCGAACCCGAAGATGGGATGAAACGCTATACAATAACTGGTGGCAAGTATTTTGTAATGCAGGTAGAGGTTACAATGTCCGAATATGATGAAGCCTGGAAGAAGGTATATGTGGACATTAACGAAAAAGGATATGAATGTGACTCAAGAGACCACTATGAGTTATATGTGAGTTGCGAAGGTGATGTGCAAGATCCCAGTGCTCCATGGATAGTAGAATTATGCATTCCTGTGAAATAA
- a CDS encoding helix-turn-helix transcriptional regulator has translation MNKELNRLDRISALLIQLQSRPVVKASEMAERFDVSLRTIYRDMHTLSEAGVPICGNSGVGYSLIEGYRLPSLMFTKEEAIAFLTAEKIIEQLTDTQNSNYFRQGMDKIRAALRSVDKKYLHDMDDSIAVYKSRNAGESLPNIMQTILNSINDKLVIEVDYTNADESKTRRALEAVGITYSYPRWYLSAWCHLRKKYRIFRLDRIGNIKTTEDKHTKVHPALESLLGCDDPQCLTEVVLRTSKEVSKHFADRCYFMGLTEEKELADGRIEQIYMAYSLEGLARWVLANADTTTVVKPVEIKEIIKQIIEKLDL, from the coding sequence ATGAATAAAGAGTTAAACCGACTTGATCGCATATCGGCACTACTGATACAATTACAGTCACGCCCCGTTGTCAAAGCGTCTGAAATGGCAGAACGCTTCGACGTGAGCCTGCGCACAATATATCGTGACATGCATACATTGTCTGAAGCTGGAGTGCCGATATGCGGAAATTCGGGAGTTGGTTATTCTTTAATAGAAGGCTACAGGTTACCTTCTCTCATGTTTACAAAAGAGGAAGCAATTGCTTTCCTCACAGCCGAAAAAATTATTGAGCAACTTACCGATACCCAAAACAGCAACTACTTTCGCCAGGGAATGGATAAGATACGAGCTGCTTTACGATCTGTGGACAAGAAATATCTCCACGATATGGACGACAGTATAGCGGTATATAAAAGTCGGAATGCGGGAGAAAGTCTACCAAATATAATGCAAACGATCTTAAATAGTATAAACGACAAGTTGGTCATAGAAGTAGACTACACGAATGCAGACGAAAGTAAGACCAGAAGAGCATTGGAAGCTGTGGGCATAACTTATTCATACCCTCGCTGGTATCTATCCGCTTGGTGTCACTTACGAAAAAAGTACCGAATATTTAGGCTTGATCGTATAGGCAACATAAAAACAACAGAAGATAAACATACAAAAGTTCATCCTGCTCTGGAATCGCTTCTCGGATGTGATGATCCTCAATGTTTGACCGAAGTTGTTTTACGTACAAGTAAAGAGGTTTCTAAACATTTTGCCGACCGATGCTATTTTATGGGACTGACCGAAGAGAAAGAACTTGCAGACGGACGGATAGAACAAATCTACATGGCTTACTCGCTCGAAGGACTAGCTAGATGGGTGTTGGCAAATGCCGATACAACAACGGTTGTTAAACCCGTTGAAATAAAAGAGATTATTAAACAAATTATTGAAAAATTAGACTTATGA
- a CDS encoding VOC family protein → MKIKPYLSFNGNAEEALNFYTEVFNGTVGEIFRYGEYQAMESPAEYKDKIIHSDLDFNGCTISMADILPDTKANFGSLGHTLTIFCDTEEQLKDIYTKLGVGGQIKCELSQPPYAKLYAEIIDKFGVLWALIIE, encoded by the coding sequence ATGAAAATCAAACCTTACCTGTCATTTAATGGCAATGCAGAAGAAGCACTTAACTTTTATACCGAAGTATTTAATGGTACTGTCGGAGAAATTTTTCGCTATGGAGAATATCAGGCAATGGAAAGTCCTGCCGAATACAAAGACAAGATAATCCATTCCGACCTTGACTTTAATGGCTGTACTATAAGCATGGCTGATATTTTACCGGACACAAAGGCTAACTTTGGTTCTTTGGGGCATACACTCACTATATTTTGTGACACAGAAGAACAACTGAAAGACATTTATACTAAACTAGGCGTAGGTGGGCAAATAAAATGTGAACTTAGCCAACCACCTTATGCCAAACTTTATGCCGAGATTATCGATAAATTTGGCGTACTTTGGGCATTGATTATAGAGTAA
- a CDS encoding GNAT family N-acetyltransferase, translating into MTDYILTTDRLRLRHWKDSDIEPFAAMNMDKGVMRFFPKTLSYSETLDFMDRIKLHFEKHNFGLFVVEEKSTEEFIGFTGFSIPTFDSYFTPCVEIGWRFRKEFWKRGLAAEAATACLNYGFDILNFDKIVSFTSVLNIDSEKVMKRIGMHLQGYFDHPKIEKQNPLCKHVLYEIKRPNN; encoded by the coding sequence ATGACAGATTATATTTTAACGACTGATCGGTTGAGATTAAGACATTGGAAAGATTCAGATATTGAGCCGTTTGCAGCAATGAATATGGATAAGGGTGTTATGAGGTTTTTTCCTAAGACTTTATCTTATTCAGAAACTCTCGATTTTATGGATAGAATTAAGTTACACTTTGAGAAACATAATTTTGGACTGTTTGTGGTTGAGGAAAAATCTACGGAAGAATTTATTGGATTTACCGGATTTTCCATCCCTACTTTTGACTCTTATTTTACGCCATGTGTAGAAATAGGTTGGAGATTTAGAAAGGAATTCTGGAAGAGAGGATTAGCTGCTGAGGCTGCAACAGCATGCCTTAATTATGGCTTTGATATTTTAAATTTCGATAAGATTGTATCATTTACCTCTGTTCTAAATATTGATTCTGAAAAAGTAATGAAACGAATTGGTATGCATCTTCAAGGGTATTTTGATCATCCCAAAATAGAAAAACAGAACCCTTTGTGCAAGCATGTTCTTTATGAAATTAAAAGGCCAAATAACTAG
- a CDS encoding DNA alkylation repair protein, protein MDNIVEQVRQSLIMCIDESTLNTSSRFFKEGEAAKVHGVRMGEVTKIAKESLKQMKGLSKQEIFDLCEELWQSGYLEESVVACIWAESLHKQYEPADFEIFEYWLHNYVNNWADCDTLCNHTIGTFVMMYPEYISELKKWAKSSSRWVKRAAAVTLIIPARKGLFLDDVFEIADILLLDKDDLVQKGYGWMLKAASETQKKSEAYQKRVFDYVMKHKSVMPRTALRYAIEKMPANMKAEAMKK, encoded by the coding sequence ATGGATAATATAGTAGAACAGGTTCGTCAGTCATTGATAATGTGTATTGATGAAAGTACACTTAATACTAGCTCTCGATTTTTCAAAGAAGGGGAAGCTGCTAAGGTACATGGTGTGCGAATGGGGGAAGTCACTAAAATAGCGAAGGAGAGCCTTAAACAGATGAAGGGACTTTCTAAACAGGAGATATTCGACTTGTGTGAAGAGCTGTGGCAGTCCGGCTACTTGGAAGAATCGGTTGTTGCTTGCATTTGGGCAGAATCTTTACATAAACAATATGAACCTGCTGATTTTGAGATTTTCGAATATTGGTTACACAACTACGTTAATAACTGGGCTGATTGCGATACTCTCTGTAATCATACTATCGGTACATTCGTGATGATGTATCCCGAATATATATCAGAACTGAAAAAATGGGCAAAATCTTCTAGTCGTTGGGTAAAGCGGGCAGCAGCCGTTACATTGATTATTCCTGCCCGTAAAGGTCTATTTTTAGATGATGTGTTTGAAATTGCAGATATATTGCTCTTAGATAAAGATGATTTGGTACAAAAGGGATATGGTTGGATGCTGAAAGCAGCCAGCGAAACACAGAAAAAAAGTGAAGCCTATCAGAAAAGAGTGTTTGATTATGTGATGAAACATAAATCAGTAATGCCTCGTACAGCCTTACGTTATGCTATAGAAAAAATGCCCGCAAATATGAAAGCAGAAGCTATGAAAAAGTGA
- a CDS encoding GNAT family N-acetyltransferase produces the protein MKEIKVKSLKDIHFDVIYEAFNQAFANYEVQINKVQLQTMLKRRGFDPELSFAAFDGDKIVVFTLNGIGDFKGIRTAYDTGTGTLKEYRGQGLATQVFEYSIPFLREAGIKQYLLEVLQHNTKAVSVYRNLGFEVTREFYYAMQTNEHISNLIKESDTLYSVKRISIDQLDLFTEFWDFTPSWQNSFESIQRAVDDFICLGVFVDGRIVGYCVFEPISGDLTQIAVDKKYRRQGIASLLLKEILNLNKNSILKIVNTDVSCDSMTNFIKAKNIEVKGKQFEMIRKI, from the coding sequence ATGAAGGAAATAAAAGTAAAGTCCTTGAAAGATATACACTTCGACGTAATATATGAAGCTTTTAATCAAGCTTTTGCCAACTATGAAGTACAAATCAATAAGGTACAACTCCAAACTATGCTTAAAAGGCGTGGATTTGATCCTGAATTGTCATTTGCTGCATTTGATGGAGATAAAATAGTTGTATTTACTTTAAATGGAATTGGAGACTTCAAAGGAATACGCACAGCATACGATACGGGAACAGGAACTCTGAAAGAATATCGAGGACAAGGTTTAGCTACTCAGGTCTTTGAATATTCTATACCATTTTTAAGAGAAGCCGGGATTAAACAATATTTGCTAGAAGTGTTGCAACACAATACGAAAGCTGTTTCCGTATACAGAAATCTTGGATTTGAAGTAACTCGTGAATTCTATTATGCGATGCAAACAAATGAGCATATAAGCAATCTTATAAAAGAATCAGATACTTTATATTCTGTTAAACGGATAAGTATCGATCAATTGGATTTGTTTACTGAATTTTGGGATTTTACTCCTTCGTGGCAGAATAGTTTTGAATCTATACAGCGGGCTGTTGATGATTTTATTTGTTTGGGAGTATTTGTCGATGGACGAATAGTCGGATACTGTGTTTTCGAACCTATATCGGGAGATCTTACTCAAATAGCTGTTGACAAAAAATATAGAAGGCAGGGGATTGCATCTCTATTATTAAAAGAGATTTTAAATTTGAATAAAAATTCGATTCTGAAAATTGTGAATACGGATGTATCATGTGATTCGATGACAAATTTTATAAAAGCAAAGAATATTGAAGTGAAAGGAAAACAATTTGAAATGATCAGAAAAATTTAA
- a CDS encoding helix-turn-helix domain-containing protein, translating into MDSFEIVQPSIELSPYIKNYWFLKANAANHVQGIIPTGNINLFFHRGSPLSIECNNSLLPQMFISGQSTTYSNLIQSGITDMICVTFHAFGARMFFKEPMHEFKEQSIALDLLDNIEILELGKLLLDTYDNRVCVQMIESFLKKQYFHSKEYNLRRMQATVNAVNMGHVGIESLAGISCLGYKQFKRIFTEYVGLNPKEFLRIIRFQRALYILQTRPSTNLTELAYICEFYDQSHLISEFKHFSGYTPGEYLAICDPYSDYFSL; encoded by the coding sequence ATGGACTCTTTTGAAATTGTACAGCCCAGTATTGAATTGTCGCCTTACATTAAGAACTATTGGTTCTTAAAAGCAAATGCGGCAAATCATGTGCAAGGTATAATACCAACCGGGAACATCAATCTATTCTTTCATCGGGGAAGCCCTCTGTCAATAGAGTGTAATAATAGTCTTTTACCTCAGATGTTTATTAGTGGACAATCTACTACATATTCCAACCTTATTCAATCAGGTATTACTGATATGATTTGCGTTACGTTTCATGCATTTGGAGCACGCATGTTTTTCAAAGAGCCGATGCACGAATTTAAAGAACAGTCTATTGCGCTTGACTTACTCGACAATATTGAAATATTGGAGCTGGGTAAACTACTTCTGGATACATACGATAATAGAGTGTGCGTCCAAATGATTGAATCATTCTTGAAGAAGCAATATTTTCATTCCAAAGAATATAATTTGAGGCGAATGCAAGCCACAGTAAATGCTGTTAATATGGGGCATGTAGGAATTGAGTCCTTGGCTGGTATCAGCTGTCTAGGTTATAAGCAATTCAAACGTATCTTTACAGAATATGTAGGGTTGAATCCTAAAGAATTCTTGCGGATAATCCGTTTTCAACGAGCATTATATATTTTACAAACCAGACCTTCTACAAATCTTACAGAGCTTGCATACATCTGTGAGTTTTACGATCAATCGCATTTGATAAGTGAATTCAAACATTTTTCGGGATATACTCCGGGTGAATATCTTGCGATATGTGATCCATATTCCGACTACTTTTCTCTTTAA
- a CDS encoding VOC family protein, whose amino-acid sequence MKKLVAFFEIPSVDFNRAVKFYELVLGISFNAMDFGHEKMAFFPEESGKCPGAISYAPDFNPSKDGVLISFSVESIETALDNIVKSGGKRIIPKTKIEAEGVGYFATFIDSEGNSIGLYSDK is encoded by the coding sequence ATGAAAAAGCTAGTTGCATTTTTTGAAATCCCTTCTGTAGATTTCAATAGAGCTGTAAAATTCTACGAATTGGTACTGGGCATAAGTTTTAACGCTATGGACTTCGGTCATGAGAAAATGGCATTCTTTCCCGAAGAATCAGGTAAATGTCCCGGAGCTATATCTTACGCGCCGGACTTTAACCCTTCAAAAGATGGGGTTTTGATAAGTTTCTCTGTTGAAAGTATCGAAACAGCATTAGATAATATCGTGAAAAGCGGAGGGAAAAGAATTATTCCAAAAACAAAGATTGAAGCCGAAGGGGTAGGGTACTTTGCTACATTCATCGACAGTGAAGGAAACAGTATAGGTTTATACTCGGATAAATAG
- a CDS encoding quaternary amine ABC transporter ATP-binding protein → MNKIEMKNLFLIFGTAKKQALRMLKSGKSKKEIHQRTKCTIAVNNVSLSIKEGEIFVVMGLSGSGKSSLLRCFNMLNVPTSGSISIDGEDITKMNKSKLLNLRRKKVGMVFQNFGLLPHKTIIDNVAFGLEIQDINLKERYKKAKEIIKIVGLSGYENEYPYQLSGGMQQRVGIARAIATDSQILLMDEAFSALDPLIRSQMQDDLLDIQQKLKKTIIFITHDLDEALKLGNTIAIMKDGVIVQQGSPEDILMNPADDYVKAFIGNVDLSKIITASTIMEPFRARVQLAKDGLASALRLMERHTLRFVAVISEDNKFKGYVRKKDVERKIAAGEKGLESILMDIPKVMEDHSVSDMLPLFINQKYPLAVVDCNERLIGCIRYSDVVAMVTGYDEEAVKEIIENAS, encoded by the coding sequence ATGAATAAAATAGAAATGAAGAACTTGTTTCTGATATTTGGAACAGCCAAGAAGCAAGCTCTAAGAATGCTGAAAAGCGGAAAATCAAAAAAAGAAATTCACCAAAGAACAAAATGTACAATTGCAGTCAATAATGTAAGTCTTTCGATTAAAGAAGGTGAAATATTTGTTGTAATGGGTTTGTCGGGTAGTGGAAAATCGTCCTTGCTCAGGTGCTTTAATATGTTGAATGTACCTACATCAGGTAGCATTTCTATCGATGGAGAAGATATAACAAAAATGAATAAATCTAAGTTGTTAAATCTTCGCAGAAAAAAAGTAGGAATGGTGTTTCAGAATTTTGGACTTTTACCTCATAAGACAATAATAGACAATGTTGCTTTTGGCCTCGAGATTCAGGATATAAATCTGAAAGAGCGTTATAAAAAAGCAAAAGAAATAATAAAAATAGTTGGTCTGTCAGGCTATGAGAATGAATACCCTTATCAACTGAGTGGTGGAATGCAGCAGCGTGTTGGAATTGCCCGAGCCATAGCTACCGATTCTCAGATTCTTTTAATGGATGAAGCCTTTAGCGCATTAGACCCACTGATCAGATCACAAATGCAAGACGATCTGTTGGATATTCAACAAAAACTTAAAAAGACCATCATCTTTATTACACATGACCTTGATGAGGCTTTAAAGTTAGGAAACACTATTGCGATTATGAAAGATGGGGTGATTGTTCAGCAAGGTAGCCCCGAGGATATCTTGATGAACCCTGCCGATGATTATGTAAAAGCTTTTATCGGAAATGTTGATTTATCTAAAATTATAACAGCTTCTACAATAATGGAACCATTTAGAGCAAGAGTGCAGTTAGCAAAGGATGGTTTGGCATCGGCACTGAGGTTGATGGAGCGTCACACTTTACGATTTGTGGCAGTTATAAGCGAGGATAACAAGTTTAAGGGCTATGTAAGAAAAAAAGATGTTGAACGTAAAATTGCTGCCGGAGAAAAGGGTTTGGAATCTATATTGATGGATATTCCTAAAGTAATGGAAGATCACTCTGTATCGGATATGCTCCCATTGTTTATAAATCAAAAATATCCTTTGGCTGTAGTTGACTGTAATGAGAGGCTAATAGGCTGTATAAGATATTCTGATGTAGTAGCTATGGTTACAGGATATGACGAAGAAGCTGTTAAAGAAATAATAGAAAATGCAAGTTAA
- a CDS encoding ABC transporter permease yields MNKLDIGKYIERFVDWLSDTAAPLFRQITIMIDNSVDVLQELLGYVPFYMIIAIVALIAFIIKKKSLGNHKSWQNNIATLIGFPLFCVLGLLLIYWMGFWEQTMDTFILVLVATLIVLMIGIPLGIWCAYNKKAYAIIRPLLDFMQTMPAFVYLIPAILFFSVGNVPGVLATVIFSLPPAVRMTALGIKSVPKEVVEASVAFGCTRRQTLFKVQMPLAMTTILAGINQVIMLSLSMVVIASMVGAGGLGESVYAGIQQADVALGFEAGFCIVILAIILDRMTQLLGKEKEEQK; encoded by the coding sequence ATGAATAAACTAGATATAGGTAAGTATATAGAACGTTTTGTAGATTGGTTGTCAGATACAGCAGCACCGCTCTTTCGTCAGATAACCATTATGATAGATAATAGCGTTGATGTGTTACAAGAATTACTCGGGTATGTTCCGTTCTACATGATTATTGCGATTGTGGCACTGATCGCTTTTATTATTAAAAAGAAATCCTTAGGAAATCATAAATCCTGGCAAAACAATATAGCAACACTGATAGGATTCCCACTCTTTTGTGTTTTAGGGCTTCTGCTTATTTACTGGATGGGCTTTTGGGAACAAACAATGGATACGTTTATCCTGGTATTGGTAGCAACGCTTATTGTGTTGATGATTGGCATACCTCTAGGTATATGGTGCGCATACAATAAAAAAGCCTATGCTATAATTCGCCCATTACTAGACTTTATGCAAACAATGCCCGCTTTTGTTTATTTGATTCCGGCAATTTTATTCTTTTCGGTAGGTAATGTGCCGGGTGTTTTGGCCACGGTTATTTTTTCATTGCCTCCGGCTGTTAGGATGACAGCTCTGGGAATAAAGAGTGTACCGAAAGAGGTTGTAGAAGCTTCTGTTGCCTTTGGTTGTACAAGACGTCAGACTTTGTTCAAAGTGCAAATGCCATTAGCCATGACGACTATTTTGGCTGGTATTAATCAGGTAATTATGTTGTCTCTATCGATGGTCGTTATTGCCTCAATGGTAGGAGCCGGAGGACTGGGCGAAAGTGTATATGCGGGTATTCAGCAGGCCGATGTTGCTTTGGGTTTCGAAGCAGGGTTTTGTATTGTAATATTAGCGATTATATTAGATAGAATGACACAACTTTTAGGTAAAGAAAAGGAGGAACAGAAATGA
- a CDS encoding glycine betaine ABC transporter substrate-binding protein, which translates to MNKIIYILLSFLLLGLTSCEPRHKQDVLILYPNWAEGIAITYLAKVMLEDKGYTVTLKRIEPGPIYTALSRGDADIYMDAWLPHTQKDYWAKYGHKLDLLGTVFDDGVTGLVVPAYVNIESIEELNENKDKFDKKIYGIASGAGIHANTEKAITAYNLDYSQISSSETSMITALKKAEKNKEWIVITGWKPHFMWTEFELKKLSDPKGIYPTDNIQVISRRGFKEDKPEIAAFFESFKLEDKLLHELIIDVSMEKNPEIGAKVFFEKHRPFLY; encoded by the coding sequence ATGAATAAGATAATATACATTCTACTCTCATTCTTATTGCTCGGTCTTACATCTTGTGAGCCTCGTCATAAGCAAGATGTACTGATACTATATCCGAATTGGGCGGAGGGTATCGCTATTACATATTTGGCAAAGGTTATGTTAGAGGATAAAGGATATACGGTAACCTTAAAGCGTATAGAACCAGGTCCAATTTATACAGCTCTATCTCGTGGTGATGCTGATATATATATGGATGCATGGCTTCCTCATACACAAAAAGATTATTGGGCTAAATACGGGCATAAACTAGATTTATTAGGAACTGTTTTTGACGATGGTGTAACCGGGCTTGTTGTTCCTGCCTACGTTAATATAGAGTCTATAGAAGAGTTGAATGAAAATAAAGACAAGTTTGACAAGAAAATTTATGGAATTGCTTCAGGAGCAGGAATCCATGCTAATACAGAAAAAGCAATAACCGCTTATAATCTCGATTACTCTCAGATTTCCTCTTCCGAAACGTCTATGATAACAGCCTTGAAAAAGGCAGAGAAAAATAAAGAGTGGATTGTAATAACAGGTTGGAAACCACATTTTATGTGGACTGAATTTGAACTCAAAAAATTGAGTGATCCAAAAGGTATATATCCTACAGATAATATTCAGGTTATATCTCGGCGCGGGTTTAAAGAAGACAAGCCCGAAATTGCTGCTTTTTTTGAGAGTTTTAAATTAGAAGACAAGCTATTACACGAACTGATAATTGATGTAAGTATGGAGAAGAATCCTGAGATTGGAGCTAAAGTATTTTTTGAAAAACACCGGCCTTTTCTGTACTAA
- a CDS encoding tyrosine-type recombinase/integrase encodes MTSVKVKIRPSIVENREGALYYQLIHNRVTRQINTDYKIFPGEWNKRGANIILPLFDENRKNYLLSIEEKIVLDTERLANIIDVFSKRGVSYTVDEVVSSFEKQIRGTSFFVFMQQLIVRLKQFGRIRTSETYKTTLNSFMHFRNGKDLYPYDINSELMTEYEAYLRSNGVSQNSSSFYMRILRAVYNRSVEKGLTEQKYPFKYVYTGIEKTIKRAVSFKVIKQIRDLNLAPYPTLDYVRDMFLFSFYTRGMSFVDMAYLKKKDLSGGVLSYRRKKTGQQLFIKWEQCMQDIVDKYPPNESSYLLPIIKSAEKDERSQYKNASCLINRNLKIIGSKLGLSIPLTMYVARHSWASIAKSKNIPVTVISEGMGHDSEVTTQIYLAALDTSIIDRANNMILKSLL; translated from the coding sequence ATGACATCAGTAAAAGTGAAAATCAGACCTTCCATTGTCGAAAATAGGGAAGGTGCGCTCTATTATCAACTTATTCATAATCGAGTAACCAGGCAGATAAATACAGATTATAAAATCTTTCCTGGTGAGTGGAACAAACGTGGTGCAAATATTATCCTGCCTCTGTTTGATGAAAACAGAAAGAATTATCTCCTGTCTATAGAAGAAAAGATAGTGTTGGATACAGAAAGGCTTGCAAATATTATAGACGTATTTAGTAAAAGAGGAGTTTCTTATACCGTAGATGAAGTTGTCTCAAGTTTTGAAAAGCAGATTCGAGGGACTTCCTTTTTTGTCTTTATGCAGCAGTTGATTGTCCGACTCAAACAATTTGGTAGAATTAGAACTAGTGAGACATATAAAACTACCTTAAATAGTTTTATGCATTTTAGAAATGGAAAGGATTTATATCCTTACGACATTAATTCGGAGCTAATGACAGAGTATGAGGCTTACTTAAGATCTAATGGTGTAAGTCAGAATAGTTCATCATTTTATATGAGGATACTTCGAGCTGTGTATAATCGTAGTGTGGAGAAAGGTTTGACAGAACAGAAATATCCATTCAAATATGTATATACCGGCATTGAAAAAACCATTAAAAGAGCAGTTTCTTTTAAAGTCATTAAGCAAATAAGAGATTTGAATCTGGCTCCTTACCCAACATTGGATTATGTGCGTGATATGTTTCTATTTAGTTTCTACACAAGAGGAATGTCGTTTGTGGATATGGCTTACCTCAAGAAGAAAGATCTTAGTGGAGGAGTGTTGTCATATCGCAGAAAAAAGACAGGTCAGCAACTATTTATTAAATGGGAGCAGTGTATGCAGGATATTGTAGATAAGTATCCTCCTAATGAGTCTTCATACTTACTCCCCATTATTAAAAGTGCCGAGAAAGATGAAAGAAGTCAATACAAGAATGCGTCTTGCCTTATAAACCGTAATTTGAAAATTATTGGAAGTAAATTAGGACTATCTATTCCTTTAACTATGTATGTGGCTCGTCATTCATGGGCTAGTATAGCAAAAAGTAAGAATATTCCTGTTACGGTAATAAGTGAAGGAATGGGGCATGATTCAGAAGTAACCACACAGATCTATCTAGCAGCATTAGATACATCTATAATAGACAGGGCTAATAATATGATACTTAAATCTCTATTGTAG